Below is a genomic region from Salmo trutta chromosome 19, fSalTru1.1, whole genome shotgun sequence.
ATCATCCAGAATGGGGTACACAGGATCATCGGTTTTTACCTCTTTGTTCCGCCTGGCTTTTTGTCATTGCCTGATGCGCATCAGCAATGGAGACTTGAGCTATTCAATTCCAGAGGAGATGAAACGCGGATCTGTGATCGGAAATCTAGTTAAGGATCTGGGGCTGGATGCTAAGAGACTTTCAGGTCGTAAAGCTCGTTTGGATATGGATGGTAGTCGTCAACGTTACTGTGACATTAATGTGAATACTGGAGAATTAATTGTGGCTGAAACAATAGACAGGGAGGAGCTGTGTGGACCGAAGGTTTCTTGTTCTTTAAAATACGAGCTTGTGCTGGAGAAACCTCTGGAATTACATCGCATAACTGTACAAATACAAGATATAAACGACAATTCACCACGGTTTCCCAATGCTCGTATTGATCTAGAAATTCAGGAATCTGCTTACAAAGGCGCCCGATATCCCTTGGATGAACCTCATGACTCTGACATAGGATTAAATGGTATACAAAGCTATTCACTGGAGAGGAATGCCTATTTTATTTTGGACGTTCAAACGAGCTCAGACGGAGGAAAATATGGCGAGTTGGTGTTAGAAAAAGAGCTAGATCGAGAACTACAACAAGAGGTGACGTTGTTACTTACTGCTGTTGATGGTGGGACTCCACAGAGATCTGGTACTGTAGTTATACACGTCACTGTGCTGGATGCTAACGATAATAAACCAGTGTTTAGCCAGACAGTGTATAAAGTACGTTTGCCTGAAAATTCACCAACAGGGACCGTTGTAGTTGCAGTTAGTGCTAGTGATGAAGACGAAGGAGCAAATGGAGAAGTATCATATGAGTTCAATCGTATTTCAGATAAAGCAGCTAAACTGTTTTCCATCGACAAAAAGACTGGCGAGATTAAAGTGCAGGGTCCCATAGATTATGAAGAAAATACAGAATACGAAGTGCGTGTCCAGGCTAAAGATGGGTCTGGCTTAGCTGGCAATGCAAAAGTAATGATAGAAATCACAGACCTAAATGACAACGCACCGGTGATATTCATCAAATCCTTCAACAATCCCATCCCTGAGAACGTGTTACCAGGTACAGAGGTGGGCATCATAAATGTACAAGATGAAGATTCAGAGGGAAATAGACAGGTCCGCGTCTCCATTCAACAAAATGTTCCTTTCAAATTAAACCCTTCAATCAAAAACTACTATTCTCTGATAACAACTAGTGAACTAGACCGTGAGATAATATCAGATTATAACATAACTATCACTGCCACTGACGAGGGGTCTCCACCTTTATCCTCCTCAAAGACTATTCATTTATCTGTATCAGACGTGAATGACAACCCTCCTGTGTTTGAAGAACAATCCTACAGTTCCTATGTGACTGAAAATAACAAGCCTGGCTCCTCTATGTGTTCTGTTACTGCCAGAGACCCAGACTGGAGACAGAACGGCACGGTGGTCTATTCTCTATTGCCCAGTGATGTCAACGGTGTTCCGGTGTCCTCATTTCTATCCATTAACGGAGACACGGGGGTGATCCACGCTGTGAGAGCATTTGACTATGAACAGTTTAGGAGCTTCAAAGTCCACGTTGTAGCCAGAGACAATGGTTCTCCTCCACTCAGCAGTAACGTGACAGTGAGAGTCTTCATAACAGATGAGAATGATAACTCTCCCCAGATATTATACCCTGCTCCAGCAGGGAACTCCTTGATGACTGAGATGGTCCCCAAAGCTGCTCTGGCGGGGTCCCTGGTTTCCAAGGTGATAGCTGTGGATGCTGACTCTGGACAGAACGCGTGGCTTTCATATCAGATCGTGAAATCGACTGATCCGGGACTTTTCACTATTGGTCTCCACAGTGGAGAGATCAGGGCACAGCGGGACATTTCTGAATCTGACAGTATGAAGCAGAACCTTGTTATATCAGTGAAAGATAACggacagccctctctctctacaacctGTGATGTGTATTTACTCATATCAGACAACTTGGCTGAAGTTCCAGAACTGAAAGACATGGCTTATGAGGATAGTTCCAAACTAACTTCCTATTTGATCATCGCACTGGTCTCTGTCTCCACTTTTTTCCTGACTTTCATTATTCTCATCCTGGCCGTGAGGTTCTGCCGCACTAGAAAGCCTAGAATGTTGTTTGATGGAGCAGTCGCCATTCCCAGCGCGTATTTCCCTCCCAACTATGCAGAGGTGGATGGAGCTGGAACTCTGCGCAGTTCTTACAATTATGACGCATACCTGACAACGGGCTCACGCACCAGCGACTTCAAGTTTGCCAGATCTTACAATGACAGCACGCTGCCTGCTGACCAGACACTGAAGAAGAATCTAAATGAACCTCTTGGAGAAAATATAATCACGTTCAACACCTTGGGGGAGTGCGAGGTGAGATTTCATAGCTTTGACATTGTGATAAACGAAAATgctttatttgtttatttagccGTTTTCCATAGTCCATCATATGGAACTATAGGTATAGctgactgtattgtgtgttaggCTAATATTATTACCACAGTGTTGTCTCCTGTACTCTTTCAGTCATTTGATTCAGTCCCATTTTGCGTCACTGATAATCTCTGAGGATGTATTTATTTCCCCTCTTGATCCCATTTTAATGTGATTTAGTTAAACACGTAGGCCAGTTTCAGCACCACTTAAAAAACTGCAATAGGTAAAGACGTGGGTTATGTTTGAAAGAAACGCCGGATTTTTtaattacttttttccccttcgaAAACTGTAATGGGTAGAGACGTGAAATATGTCCGAAAGAAATGCCTGATTTTAAAAGGACCTTTTTCCAGTGATTATATTTGGACTTACTTTATTGGCATGATCTTTTGAAGACTACATGGACAGACTACTTTGCCCATTGATCATTCTGTTGACATGTTGACTCACATGGGCTGTAACACAAAAGGGGATTCGTGTTTTTACAATCCTGCATTTTGAAATAGTCTACCTCTGTTGATATGAGGGGTCCCATTATGTATCTTTAAAAACAATTAAACCCGGCATGTTTTTCTATGCGTAGCAGACTCTCCTCTATACAATTGGCCAGAGACTTGCACACTATTTTCTGCAGTTTTATTAAACTACACGGAGTGTCGCTATTGACCAGCAGTAGCTTTGAAATGACTCTCTCCACCCATTCTTGAAATGTCCAAGGAGGGAGGGGACATCATTATTGCAGTGTAAAAGTCTCCTGCTTAACATTTTAACGTGGTGCATTTTGATCTGCTGGTTGTAAACATTTCTTCGGTTGGATAGCACTGATTTTTACACACTAATCGGCCTATTTGGAATGAGTTGTGTTATCTGAAAATGGAATACAAGGGATTCTCGTTCTCTGCCTCATTGCTCGGCCTGGCTTTGTTTCTTTTCCTGCTGCGCACCAGCTATGGAGACGTGACCTATTCTGTTCCGGAGGAGATGAAACGCGGATCTGTGATCGGAAATATAGCCAAGGATCTGGGGCTGGATGCAAAACGACTTATGTATCGGAAAGCTCGTTTAGATGTTCAAGGTAGCAGCAAGCGCTATTGTGAAATCAATCTGAATACTGGGGATATGGTCATCGCTGAAATAATAGACAGGGAACAGCTTTGCGGTAGGAGGATTTCATGCACCTTAAAATACGAGATGGTTCTGGAAAATCCTTTAGAATTACATAACATAATCTTACAGGTACAAGATATTAATGACAATAGCCCACTATTTGGGGAAGATAGTGTTACGTTTGATATCAGCGAGTCAGCAGTCAAAGGCGCTCGATTTTCGGTGAATCCGGCTCATGATGCAGATATAGGACTGAACGCTGTTCAAAGCTACACACTACAAAGGAACGACCATTTTAGCCTGGCTGTTCATACCAACCCAGGTTCTGAAAAGTATGGTGAGCTAGTGTTAGACACAGAGTTAGACCGAGAACAACAACAGGAGGTATCATTACTACTTACTGCGGTTGATGGTGGGACTCCACAGAGATCTGGAACTGTAGTTATACACGTCACTGTGTTGGATGCTAACGATAATATTCCAGTGTTTAGCCAGAATGTCTATAAGGTCAGTGTACCAGAAAATACTCCAATAGGGTCATTAGTTGTTACTGTGACGGCAACAGATGCAGACGAGGGGGCAAATGGAGAAGTGACGTACGGATTTGGCCCAATCTCAGAAGAATTAAATCAATTATTTTCTCTTGACCCTAAAACGGGAGACATCAGGATAGCAGGACAGATGGATTTTGAAGAAGAATCAATTCATGAATTGCGTATCAAAGCCAAAGATGGCTCGGGATTGACTTCCTTTGCCAAAATATTCATAGAAATTACAGATGTtaatgacaatgccccag
It encodes:
- the LOC115154607 gene encoding protocadherin beta-16 isoform X15 — translated: MGYTGSSVFTSLFRLAFCHCLMRISNGDLSYSIPEEMKRGSVIGNLVKDLGLDAKRLSGRKARLDMDGSRQRYCDINVNTGELIVAETIDREELCGPKVSCSLKYELVLEKPLELHRITVQIQDINDNSPRFPNARIDLEIQESAYKGARYPLDEPHDSDIGLNGIQSYSLERNAYFILDVQTSSDGGKYGELVLEKELDRELQQEVTLLLTAVDGGTPQRSGTVVIHVTVLDANDNKPVFSQTVYKVRLPENSPTGTVVVAVSASDEDEGANGEVSYEFNRISDKAAKLFSIDKKTGEIKVQGPIDYEENTEYEVRVQAKDGSGLAGNAKVMIEITDLNDNAPVIFIKSFNNPIPENVLPGTEVGIINVQDEDSEGNRQVRVSIQQNVPFKLNPSIKNYYSLITTSELDREIISDYNITITATDEGSPPLSSSKTIHLSVSDVNDNPPVFEEQSYSSYVTENNKPGSSMCSVTARDPDWRQNGTVVYSLLPSDVNGVPVSSFLSINGDTGVIHAVRAFDYEQFRSFKVHVVARDNGSPPLSSNVTVRVFITDENDNSPQILYPAPAGNSLMTEMVPKAALAGSLVSKVIAVDADSGQNAWLSYQIVKSTDPGLFTIGLHSGEIRAQRDISESDSMKQNLVISVKDNGQPSLSTTCDVYLLISDNLAEVPELKDMAYEDSSKLTSYLIIALVSVSTFFLTFIILILAVRFCRTRKPRMLFDGAVAIPSAYFPPNYAEVDGAGTLRSSYNYDAYLTTGSRTSDFKFARSYNDSTLPADQTLKKNLNEPLGENIITFNTLGECEQKPPNNDWRFTQQGQRPGPSGTYRYSTSTQQRWTPYSKARAGPHPEGAGGAIVGTGPWPNPPTEAEQLQALMAAANEVSEATATLGPRYNAQFPMQHVPDYRQNVYIPGSTATLTANPQQMMPQPALQGPPQAIPQVDVPNAAQTPASKKKSTKKDKK